The proteins below are encoded in one region of Fibrella aestuarina BUZ 2:
- a CDS encoding glycoside hydrolase family 3 N-terminal domain-containing protein, with the protein MRKRIVLLTVVTSLLVVAYLANGGTNWSGFSKTFRLRLPTANRSLAIGPTEGRPVSKVRSIPLATFDAGVDVLAMSNDGEHWVDSVFNTMTVDQKIGQFFMVAAYSNHSDNHRIYIEHLVRNYHIGGVIFFQGGPYRQAVLTNRFQAASKIPLFIGIDGEWGLGMRLDSTMEFPKQMTLGAIRDNELIQRMGAEIGRQCHRLGIHINFAPVSDINSNPQNPVIGIRSFGEGKENVASKASAYMKGLQAEHIIATAKHFPGHGDTNVDSHTSLPVISRSSEKLHDIDLYPFRKLIADSLMGVVTGHLHVPVFDNQMPAIAATLSEKVVTDLLKKELGFRGLVFTDAMNMGGVTRINRAEIVNLKALIAGNDILLYPENIREATRVIREAIQSGTLPQAFVDEKVRKILRAKYWSGLGQYKPIPLAGLIQDLNSPEAKALKQELCENSVTLVSDQKQLLPLVTTDSSEVVSIAMGATAGNAFQKTLTQLAPVQPIAVPDPPQSDAAVTELIGRTGAANTVIVSLHGMSTSAFRRYGINLNTISLLQRLRAQGKKVVVVAFGSAYSLNLLTDADALLCSYQEFEEMQRATAKVIFGALPAKGSLPISSGDFKEGLGVVPDPTGRLVPATPESVGMKASELAKIDKMTELAVHDRVIPGCQILIARKGKIVYDKNFGGLTYASNAEKVSDNTLYDLASLTKVLATLQAVMVLYDRGSINLSEKASTYLPELKGSNKQNMTLQDLLWHQAGLISFYPTLWDRTRTSSGALNPVYYSNKADSAHTLQIAPTLWAVPAVKDSVWKWVIQSPLSRKVDADGKPSFVYSDLSFLMLQKIVERVSKQPLDRFVEREIYGPLGLKWLTFTPLQKLTNPHCAPTEQDTYFRNQLLVGTVHDQMAAVQGGVSGHAGLFGNAHDIAKLLQMNLQRGLYGGTRILQPLTVPYFTQTISNRSHRALGWDKPNAESNTSSYLAPQASAQSFGHTGFTGNVVWVDPAEELVFVFLSNRLFPTGGNNAINTTRLRRRIHEAIYSSLKP; encoded by the coding sequence ATGCGGAAGCGTATCGTTCTGCTGACTGTTGTTACCAGCCTGTTGGTTGTGGCCTATCTAGCGAATGGCGGCACAAACTGGTCCGGTTTTTCGAAGACTTTTCGGCTCCGTCTACCTACCGCCAACCGGAGCCTTGCCATCGGCCCCACAGAAGGCCGTCCGGTGAGCAAGGTCCGCTCGATTCCCCTGGCTACGTTTGATGCGGGCGTCGACGTGCTGGCTATGTCCAACGACGGCGAGCACTGGGTCGACAGCGTATTCAACACCATGACGGTTGACCAGAAAATTGGTCAGTTTTTTATGGTGGCGGCCTACTCGAATCATAGCGACAACCACCGCATCTACATCGAGCACTTGGTGCGCAACTACCACATCGGCGGGGTTATTTTCTTCCAGGGTGGACCGTACCGGCAGGCTGTGCTGACCAACCGGTTTCAGGCGGCATCGAAAATTCCGTTGTTTATCGGTATTGACGGGGAGTGGGGCCTGGGTATGCGCCTCGACAGCACGATGGAGTTTCCGAAGCAGATGACGCTCGGGGCCATCCGCGACAATGAACTGATTCAGCGCATGGGGGCCGAAATCGGTCGGCAGTGCCACCGCTTGGGCATTCACATCAACTTCGCGCCCGTTTCCGATATCAACAGCAACCCGCAAAACCCCGTTATCGGGATCCGGTCGTTTGGCGAGGGGAAAGAAAACGTGGCGTCCAAGGCGTCGGCCTACATGAAAGGCCTGCAAGCAGAGCACATAATAGCCACCGCCAAGCATTTTCCCGGCCACGGCGATACCAACGTCGATTCGCACACGTCGCTGCCTGTCATCAGCCGGTCGTCGGAGAAACTGCACGATATTGACCTATACCCGTTCCGCAAGCTGATTGCCGACAGCCTGATGGGCGTGGTGACGGGCCACCTGCACGTGCCGGTTTTCGACAATCAGATGCCGGCCATTGCTGCCACCTTGTCGGAAAAGGTCGTGACCGATCTGCTGAAGAAAGAACTGGGTTTCCGGGGGTTGGTCTTCACCGACGCCATGAACATGGGCGGTGTAACCCGCATCAACCGCGCCGAGATCGTGAACCTGAAGGCGTTGATCGCTGGCAACGACATTCTGCTGTATCCCGAAAATATCCGCGAAGCTACCCGGGTTATCCGCGAAGCCATTCAGTCAGGTACGTTGCCGCAGGCGTTTGTCGACGAAAAAGTGCGCAAGATCCTGCGCGCCAAATACTGGTCGGGCCTGGGGCAATACAAACCCATTCCGCTGGCCGGGCTTATTCAGGACCTGAACTCGCCCGAGGCCAAAGCCCTCAAACAGGAGCTTTGCGAAAACTCGGTCACGCTTGTTAGCGATCAGAAACAGTTGCTGCCGCTGGTCACGACCGATTCCAGCGAAGTCGTCTCCATTGCAATGGGGGCTACGGCGGGCAATGCGTTCCAGAAAACACTGACCCAACTGGCCCCCGTTCAGCCGATTGCCGTGCCTGACCCGCCGCAGAGCGACGCCGCCGTTACGGAACTGATTGGGCGCACCGGCGCGGCCAACACCGTGATTGTGAGCCTGCACGGCATGAGCACGTCGGCCTTCCGGCGGTATGGGATCAACCTGAATACGATCTCGCTGTTGCAACGGCTACGGGCGCAGGGCAAAAAGGTGGTAGTGGTGGCCTTCGGGTCGGCCTACAGCCTCAATTTGCTCACCGATGCTGATGCGCTCCTGTGCTCATATCAGGAGTTTGAAGAGATGCAACGGGCAACGGCCAAGGTGATTTTTGGTGCTTTGCCCGCAAAAGGCTCACTGCCGATTTCGAGCGGCGACTTTAAAGAGGGGCTCGGCGTGGTGCCAGACCCAACCGGGCGGCTCGTGCCGGCTACACCCGAAAGCGTAGGGATGAAAGCCAGCGAACTGGCCAAAATCGACAAGATGACCGAGCTGGCCGTTCACGATCGGGTTATTCCCGGCTGCCAGATTCTGATCGCCCGTAAAGGCAAAATCGTCTACGACAAAAATTTTGGCGGGCTGACCTACGCGAGTAACGCCGAAAAAGTGAGCGACAACACGCTCTACGATCTGGCTTCGCTGACGAAGGTGCTGGCAACCTTGCAGGCAGTCATGGTGCTGTATGACCGGGGGAGCATCAACCTGTCGGAAAAAGCATCGACGTACCTGCCCGAGTTGAAAGGCAGCAACAAGCAGAACATGACCTTGCAGGACCTGCTCTGGCATCAGGCGGGTCTAATCTCGTTTTACCCCACGCTCTGGGACCGCACCCGCACCTCGTCGGGTGCGTTGAATCCGGTCTATTACAGCAACAAGGCCGACAGCGCCCACACCTTGCAGATCGCCCCCACGCTCTGGGCTGTGCCTGCGGTGAAAGACTCAGTCTGGAAATGGGTGATTCAATCGCCGCTATCGCGGAAAGTCGATGCCGATGGCAAGCCGTCGTTCGTCTACAGCGACCTGAGTTTCCTGATGTTGCAGAAGATTGTGGAGCGCGTCAGTAAGCAGCCGCTTGACCGGTTTGTCGAGCGGGAAATTTACGGACCGCTGGGCCTGAAATGGCTCACGTTTACGCCCTTGCAAAAGCTGACTAATCCACACTGTGCGCCTACGGAGCAGGATACGTATTTCCGAAATCAACTCTTGGTCGGAACGGTACACGATCAGATGGCGGCCGTGCAGGGGGGCGTCTCGGGGCATGCGGGCCTGTTTGGCAATGCCCACGATATTGCCAAGCTGCTGCAAATGAATCTGCAACGCGGGTTGTATGGCGGCACGCGCATTCTGCAACCCCTGACGGTGCCCTACTTTACGCAGACGATCAGCAACCGGAGCCACCGGGCGCTGGGTTGGGATAAGCCTAATGCCGAAAGCAACACCAGTAGCTACCTGGCTCCGCAGGCCTCGGCCCAGTCGTTTGGGCATACCGGCTTCACGGGCAATGTGGTTTGGGTCGACCCCGCCGAAGAGCTCGTCTTTGTGTTTCTGTCGAACCGGCTGTTCCCCACGGGCGGCAACAACGCCATCAACACCACCCGGCTCCGCCGCCGGATTCACGAAGCGATTTACAGCTCGTTGAAGCCGTAA
- a CDS encoding NADH-quinone oxidoreductase subunit D, with translation MTTPISEPTNRIQYEYSPGHFRASEPNLYEPERLADGELILNMGPQHPSTHGVLRLEIITDGEIIVDVVPHLGYLHRCFEAHTQQVPFNQGIPFVDRLDYLAAINGEHIWAMAVERMLGIENDIPKRIEYIRVLVAELNRIASHFVAIGTYGIDIGAFTPFLWVMRDREHIQRMLEWVSGARMLYNYIWIGGLFFDLPVGFEERCREFVTYLKPKLVELQEVLIDNKIFIQRTANVGVLPLPVAIDYGCTGPVLRGSGLRYDLRRVDAYSVYPELDFDVPVGTGKVGTVGDCWDRNYVRVQECWESLKIIEQCLDRLTTDYRRTPDFDPHAVVPKKIRPKAGDFYFRGESAKGELGFFFRTDGRSDIPVRSHCRSCSYHNLSVLPEISRGSMLADLVAVIGSLDLVMGEVDR, from the coding sequence ATGACAACACCAATCAGTGAGCCTACCAATCGTATTCAGTACGAATACAGCCCCGGCCATTTTCGCGCCTCGGAGCCGAACCTGTACGAACCCGAACGGCTGGCCGATGGGGAGCTGATCCTGAACATGGGGCCGCAGCACCCCAGCACGCACGGTGTGCTACGGCTGGAAATCATTACTGACGGTGAGATCATCGTCGACGTGGTGCCGCACCTCGGGTATTTGCACCGTTGCTTCGAAGCCCACACGCAACAGGTGCCATTCAACCAAGGCATCCCCTTCGTCGACCGGCTCGATTACCTGGCCGCCATAAACGGCGAGCACATCTGGGCAATGGCCGTGGAGCGTATGCTGGGTATCGAGAACGACATTCCCAAGCGCATCGAATACATCCGGGTACTGGTAGCCGAACTGAACCGGATTGCCTCGCACTTCGTCGCCATCGGTACATACGGGATCGACATTGGCGCGTTTACGCCCTTTCTGTGGGTTATGCGCGACCGCGAGCATATTCAGCGGATGCTCGAATGGGTGAGTGGCGCCCGCATGCTTTACAATTACATCTGGATCGGTGGGCTGTTTTTCGACCTGCCCGTTGGTTTTGAAGAACGCTGCCGCGAGTTTGTCACGTACCTGAAGCCCAAACTGGTGGAATTGCAGGAGGTGCTGATCGACAACAAGATTTTCATTCAGCGCACGGCCAACGTGGGTGTGCTGCCCCTGCCGGTGGCGATCGATTATGGCTGCACGGGACCGGTGTTGCGTGGGTCGGGGCTGCGCTACGACCTGCGCCGGGTTGACGCCTATTCGGTGTACCCCGAACTCGATTTCGACGTACCTGTGGGCACAGGCAAGGTCGGTACTGTCGGCGATTGCTGGGATCGTAACTACGTACGTGTGCAGGAATGCTGGGAGTCGCTGAAAATCATCGAGCAGTGCCTCGACCGCCTCACTACCGATTACCGACGTACGCCCGATTTCGACCCGCACGCGGTAGTGCCCAAGAAGATCCGGCCCAAGGCGGGTGATTTTTATTTTCGGGGCGAAAGTGCCAAAGGCGAATTGGGCTTCTTCTTCCGCACCGACGGGCGCTCCGACATACCGGTGCGGTCGCACTGCCGGTCGTGTTCGTACCACAACCTCTCGGTGCTGCCCGAGATCAGCCGGGGCAGCATGCTGGCCGACCTGGTGGCCGTTATCGGCTCCCTCGATCTGGTCATGGGCGAAGTCGATCGATAG
- a CDS encoding ATP-binding protein — protein sequence MLTRLFTYRYILALSLIAGLTIWGQVLIQRQLDKQENDSWLINEAGRQRFRSQMIVKDVLLLVNAPVASIAQETRARLNRTLTQWATYHQQLKSGNLTVRHAQSLNSATIQAMFIRLDPHFGAIQQEARRFAQSTLSPAEARSAVATILQHDPAFLSQMDSIVQQYEAEASQKIAALRQTELLLLAITLLVLVLEAIFIFRPAVRALGQTLGQLTAAQETTQSMNHDLQQSNQALQDAQGKLLRESALRHQQQMNEQVVRMAALMQGQEEERRRLSHDLHDGLGQMLTGLKLLVENVRSVHLLPEKEQRAYANLKDLVIKTIQETRQISNNLMPPVLSDFGLEPALRQLVDQKVRQTGLTILIESEGEVGRLDPAVEIGLYRIAQEALNNAIRHADADEIDVLLQISGDNLLMTISDNGRGVAAAAPESILNGHGLHNMRERARLLNGVFRLASEVDQGTRVIVTIPLGTSPTPDAAVVRRAAVA from the coding sequence ATGCTCACACGTCTCTTCACGTACCGCTACATCCTGGCCTTGTCGCTTATTGCCGGTCTGACCATCTGGGGGCAGGTGCTGATCCAACGGCAACTCGACAAACAGGAGAACGATTCCTGGCTGATTAACGAAGCCGGTCGGCAGCGCTTTCGGAGTCAGATGATCGTGAAGGACGTCTTGTTATTAGTGAATGCACCGGTAGCCTCAATTGCACAAGAGACGCGCGCCCGGCTGAACCGTACGCTTACCCAGTGGGCAACGTATCATCAGCAATTAAAGTCGGGCAACCTCACGGTTCGGCACGCCCAATCGCTCAACAGCGCGACCATCCAGGCGATGTTTATCAGGCTTGACCCGCACTTTGGCGCCATTCAGCAGGAAGCCCGCCGGTTTGCGCAGTCAACGCTTTCGCCCGCCGAAGCCCGTAGCGCCGTAGCCACCATCCTGCAACACGATCCCGCTTTTCTAAGCCAGATGGACAGTATCGTGCAGCAATATGAAGCCGAGGCGAGCCAGAAAATTGCGGCGCTCCGCCAAACCGAACTGCTGCTCCTGGCAATCACGCTGCTGGTGCTGGTGCTGGAAGCGATTTTTATTTTCCGACCGGCCGTGCGGGCGCTGGGCCAGACACTCGGCCAGCTAACCGCCGCCCAGGAGACTACTCAATCTATGAATCACGATTTACAACAAAGCAATCAGGCCTTGCAGGACGCCCAGGGAAAGTTGTTGCGCGAATCGGCGTTGCGGCACCAGCAACAGATGAACGAGCAGGTGGTGCGGATGGCGGCGCTCATGCAGGGGCAGGAGGAAGAACGGCGGCGGTTGTCGCACGATCTGCACGATGGTCTTGGTCAGATGCTGACGGGCCTGAAATTGTTGGTCGAAAATGTGCGTTCGGTGCATCTGCTCCCCGAAAAAGAACAGCGCGCTTACGCAAACCTGAAAGACCTGGTCATTAAAACGATTCAGGAAACGCGCCAGATTTCGAACAACCTGATGCCGCCCGTCTTGAGCGATTTTGGGCTCGAACCGGCCCTGCGCCAACTCGTCGACCAGAAAGTGCGCCAAACCGGCCTGACGATCCTGATCGAGTCGGAAGGCGAGGTAGGCCGCCTGGACCCCGCCGTTGAGATTGGCCTGTACCGCATTGCCCAGGAAGCGCTCAACAACGCCATCAGGCATGCCGATGCCGACGAAATTGATGTGCTGCTTCAAATTAGCGGCGACAACCTGCTCATGACCATCAGCGACAACGGGCGCGGGGTAGCCGCCGCCGCCCCGGAGTCGATCCTGAACGGGCATGGCCTGCACAACATGCGCGAACGAGCCCGGCTACTCAATGGCGTTTTTCGGCTCGCGTCGGAAGTCGATCAGGGCACCCGCGTCATCGTGACCATTCCGCTGGGTACGTCGCCCACGCCCGACGCCGCCGTGGTGCGCCGCGCCGCTGTTGCTTAG
- a CDS encoding DUF4296 domain-containing protein, whose amino-acid sequence MLRFLSVVFFGLMALGCGSSESQLGEKPANLVPEETMANILMQVHLNEARISKYGLSSSDSASILFNRLQAKTLKQYGVDTSAYTKSYIYYSARPADLARIYERVVEQLKEAQKAKEKVVSKKPVS is encoded by the coding sequence ATGCTACGATTCCTTTCTGTTGTTTTTTTCGGGCTGATGGCGTTGGGATGCGGCTCTTCGGAGAGTCAGCTGGGTGAGAAACCGGCCAATCTGGTTCCCGAAGAGACCATGGCCAATATACTGATGCAGGTACACCTCAACGAGGCCCGAATCAGCAAATACGGCCTTAGTTCGTCTGATTCGGCGTCGATCCTGTTTAACCGGCTGCAAGCCAAAACCTTGAAGCAGTATGGGGTAGATACCTCTGCCTATACCAAGAGCTACATCTATTATTCGGCCCGGCCGGCCGATCTGGCCCGCATCTACGAGCGCGTGGTCGAGCAACTCAAAGAGGCTCAGAAAGCTAAAGAAAAAGTGGTGAGCAAAAAGCCGGTTTCCTGA
- a CDS encoding DUF58 domain-containing protein encodes MNDFLIRAREFEIRIRKAVSSQMRGNFRSVFKGSGLEFADLRPYQYGDDVRAIDWNVSSKGHGAFVKVFREEKDQTVFFMVDVSASQQVGSFQRSKLDTTKDVCGALAMSAINEASHVGMYCFSDQKEKYMKPANTLKQGYQMITALGKLEPQSVKTNVADALLFTMNVLKRRSLIFLLSDFIDQGYEHNLKALARKHDLVVIHFYDPREINLPKLGVVPVFDTELRQTVWLNTSAPRFRNALREQFAQSRTRLERLCRQYDADYVALDAQADFVPTLAELFRARKYR; translated from the coding sequence ATGAATGATTTTTTGATCAGGGCCCGCGAGTTCGAGATTCGGATTCGGAAGGCCGTCAGCTCGCAGATGCGGGGCAATTTTCGGTCGGTATTCAAAGGGTCAGGCCTTGAGTTTGCCGATCTGCGCCCCTACCAGTACGGCGACGACGTGCGGGCGATCGACTGGAACGTCTCATCAAAAGGGCACGGGGCCTTCGTGAAGGTATTCCGCGAAGAAAAAGATCAGACGGTTTTTTTTATGGTCGATGTAAGTGCTTCACAGCAAGTGGGTTCGTTTCAGCGGTCAAAACTGGATACGACCAAAGACGTCTGCGGGGCATTGGCTATGTCGGCTATCAACGAAGCCAGCCACGTGGGTATGTACTGCTTTTCCGATCAGAAGGAAAAGTACATGAAACCGGCCAATACGCTCAAACAGGGGTATCAGATGATTACGGCGCTGGGCAAACTGGAGCCGCAGTCGGTGAAAACGAATGTGGCCGACGCGCTGCTGTTTACCATGAATGTGTTGAAGCGCCGCAGCCTGATTTTTCTGCTGTCTGATTTTATCGATCAGGGGTATGAACACAACCTCAAAGCGCTCGCCCGAAAGCACGACCTGGTGGTGATTCATTTCTACGACCCCCGCGAGATCAACCTGCCTAAACTGGGCGTGGTGCCGGTTTTCGATACCGAACTAAGGCAAACGGTCTGGCTGAATACGTCGGCCCCGCGCTTTCGGAATGCCCTCCGCGAACAGTTTGCCCAAAGCCGCACCCGCCTCGAACGCCTCTGCCGCCAATACGATGCCGATTATGTGGCCCTGGACGCACAGGCCGATTTTGTCCCGACCTTAGCGGAGCTTTTCCGGGCCCGGAAGTATCGGTAG
- a CDS encoding VWA domain-containing protein, whose amino-acid sequence MPWYSLYWLMPSTLRAFHYDNQWALLLIPLTISLFLFRNVLGQRYRQQLRVSGLGLTGVRPGGWARFVSLLRLLVPLSLWLSMAFLLVALARPQTVRQLREEQSVGIDIMLALDVSSSMLETDLKPNRLAAARLVAQQFVAGRQHDRIGLVVFAGEAYSLCPLTTDYALLRQYLRELSPNLVRTTGTAIGDALARGINRLRDSPARSRVLVLLSDGDNTAGNLDPLTVARLATPFNVKIYTIAVGRRSARTEDGSLASQFDEGILKSIAEMGQGYFFRVTDVGQLRQVFARIDRLERAPTYVETHEDVQDQYRPYLRWGVVLLVFTLLLKNTPLGNVLED is encoded by the coding sequence ATGCCTTGGTACTCACTTTATTGGCTGATGCCGTCGACGTTGCGGGCGTTCCACTACGATAACCAGTGGGCGCTGCTGCTGATTCCGTTGACAATCAGTTTGTTTCTCTTTCGGAATGTGCTGGGGCAACGCTACCGGCAGCAACTTCGGGTGTCGGGGTTGGGGCTAACGGGCGTACGGCCTGGTGGCTGGGCGCGTTTCGTGAGTCTGCTCCGGCTACTGGTGCCGCTGTCGTTGTGGTTGTCGATGGCTTTCTTATTGGTGGCCTTGGCCCGGCCCCAGACGGTACGGCAGCTGCGCGAAGAGCAATCGGTCGGCATCGATATCATGCTGGCGCTCGACGTGTCGTCGTCGATGCTGGAGACCGATCTGAAGCCCAATCGGCTGGCGGCGGCCCGGCTGGTGGCGCAGCAGTTTGTGGCGGGGCGGCAACACGACCGCATCGGGCTGGTGGTATTTGCGGGTGAAGCGTATTCACTTTGCCCCCTCACGACCGATTACGCCCTTCTCCGGCAATACCTGCGCGAGCTGAGCCCCAATCTGGTGCGCACCACCGGCACGGCCATTGGTGACGCACTGGCGCGCGGGATCAACCGCCTGCGCGATTCGCCCGCCCGCAGCCGGGTGTTGGTGCTGCTCAGTGACGGCGACAACACCGCGGGCAACCTCGATCCGCTGACGGTGGCGCGGCTAGCAACTCCTTTTAATGTGAAAATTTACACCATTGCCGTAGGGCGGCGATCGGCCCGGACCGAAGACGGAAGCCTCGCCTCGCAGTTTGACGAAGGCATTCTGAAATCAATCGCCGAAATGGGGCAGGGGTATTTCTTCCGGGTAACCGACGTGGGGCAGCTCCGGCAGGTGTTTGCCCGCATCGATCGCCTCGAACGGGCACCTACATACGTCGAGACCCACGAAGACGTGCAGGACCAATATCGGCCGTATCTCCGGTGGGGCGTCGTTTTGTTGGTGTTCACACTCTTGCTGAAAAACACACCCCTCGGCAACGTGCTGGAAGACTAG
- a CDS encoding MBL fold metallo-hydrolase translates to MALATHVSSSLRHGPVEGHQFGYARLPWPRPIPVWTYYVDGLLIDTGSRYTQRAVLATYERHQIEQIALTHFHEDHAANAAALARQHGCPVRCGLLTAERIAYPYHLLPYERYWFGPIEACSAAVGVEVLATYPAPVETAHYRFLPIPTLGHSDDHHVLLEPNEGWLFSGDFYVGNLRVFRRGENIYQQLEAARHLLTYDFDTLFCGHRPVLKHAKTAIQAKIDHLQRIVDQSLEGQRRGLSEAIILRRIGLREDWFMRAFTSNDVAVTYLIRSALHDRANGAD, encoded by the coding sequence TTGGCGCTCGCGACACACGTTTCCAGCTCGTTACGACACGGCCCCGTCGAAGGGCATCAGTTTGGCTATGCGCGCCTGCCGTGGCCCCGCCCTATTCCGGTCTGGACGTATTACGTGGATGGCTTACTGATCGACACGGGCTCCCGCTACACGCAGCGGGCCGTTTTGGCGACCTACGAGCGCCATCAGATCGAGCAGATTGCGCTGACGCACTTTCACGAAGACCACGCGGCCAATGCAGCGGCGTTAGCCCGGCAGCACGGCTGCCCGGTTCGGTGCGGTCTGCTCACGGCCGAGCGGATCGCCTATCCCTACCACCTGCTGCCTTACGAGCGCTACTGGTTTGGCCCCATCGAAGCCTGCTCGGCCGCCGTGGGCGTGGAGGTACTGGCAACGTACCCAGCCCCAGTCGAAACGGCGCATTACCGGTTTCTGCCCATCCCCACCCTCGGCCATTCCGACGACCACCACGTACTACTGGAGCCCAACGAAGGTTGGCTCTTTTCGGGCGATTTCTACGTGGGCAATCTGCGCGTGTTCCGGCGGGGCGAGAACATCTACCAGCAGTTGGAAGCCGCCCGCCACCTGCTTACCTACGATTTCGACACGCTGTTCTGCGGCCACCGTCCTGTTCTGAAACATGCCAAGACTGCCATCCAGGCCAAAATTGATCACTTGCAACGCATCGTCGATCAGTCGCTTGAAGGGCAACGGCGTGGCCTAAGCGAGGCCATAATTCTGCGGCGGATTGGGCTGCGCGAAGACTGGTTTATGCGCGCCTTCACCAGCAACGACGTCGCCGTAACGTACCTGATCCGGTCTGCTCTGCACGACCGGGCGAACGGCGCCGACTAG
- a CDS encoding helix-turn-helix domain-containing protein yields MKALYEKVTIDEEHSIVVKHLQLPSFDAPWHYHPEYELTHIIRSTGKRFVGDHVSDFEAGDLVLVGPNLPHFWRNDDEQPADAPAEAVVVQFTALLNDGLLRIFPEAYSLRQLLQRAQFGLRFSAAAVANIRPRLLGITQHDGMNQVLELLGILNTLATDRDSRLLASDSYQLSASEAETERMKRVLEFMLTHFRDEIRVEQIASVAGMAPAAFCRYFRKRTNKSFVEYLNELRISHARKLLTHADLSVGQVGLECGFNNISHFHRQFKQQTGTTPLRYQATYRETMAPPRAAMPSLP; encoded by the coding sequence ATGAAAGCGCTTTATGAAAAGGTCACCATCGACGAGGAACACTCGATTGTGGTTAAGCACCTCCAACTCCCTTCGTTTGACGCACCCTGGCATTATCACCCGGAATATGAGCTGACTCACATCATCCGTAGCACTGGAAAGCGGTTCGTGGGTGATCATGTCAGCGATTTTGAAGCGGGTGATCTGGTGCTGGTTGGGCCCAATTTGCCCCACTTCTGGCGAAATGATGACGAGCAGCCCGCCGACGCACCGGCGGAAGCCGTCGTGGTACAATTCACGGCACTGCTCAACGATGGCCTGCTGCGGATTTTCCCCGAAGCGTATTCGCTACGGCAACTGTTGCAGCGGGCTCAGTTTGGGCTCCGCTTCAGTGCCGCCGCCGTCGCCAACATACGCCCGCGCCTACTGGGTATCACGCAGCACGATGGCATGAATCAGGTACTGGAACTGCTCGGCATTCTGAATACGTTGGCCACCGACCGCGACAGCCGTCTCCTGGCTTCCGACAGTTATCAGCTGTCGGCCAGCGAAGCCGAAACCGAGCGGATGAAGCGGGTACTGGAATTTATGCTGACCCACTTTCGGGACGAGATCCGGGTAGAGCAGATTGCATCGGTAGCGGGCATGGCGCCGGCGGCGTTTTGTCGGTATTTTCGAAAACGCACCAACAAGTCGTTTGTCGAATACCTGAACGAATTGCGGATCAGCCACGCCCGCAAGTTGCTTACCCACGCCGACCTCAGCGTGGGGCAGGTAGGCCTGGAATGCGGCTTCAACAATATCTCGCATTTTCACCGGCAGTTCAAGCAGCAAACCGGCACCACGCCCCTGCGGTACCAGGCTACCTACCGCGAAACGATGGCCCCGCCCCGGGCCGCCATGCCGAGCCTGCCCTAG
- a CDS encoding phytanoyl-CoA dioxygenase family protein, protein MQAVATETTLQARLQEPYELSQQAVAFYRENGYVKLKNVLSPDLIDYYGAVITDLVIRLNTLTKPMEDRTTYERAFLQIMNLWTQDKAAKEFVFSKRLAKIATDLMGVEGVRLYHDQALYKEPSGGITPWHADQFYWPLASPHTVTVWIPLQATPMTMGPLAFAAKSQRVELGRDLEISDESENVLSDELQKLNFDVNDTPFELGEVSFHAGWTFHRAGPNTANEARKVMTMIYMDKDQVVMEPRNPYQQNDWTTWLSSWPVGTTPDGPLNPILFQY, encoded by the coding sequence ATGCAGGCAGTAGCTACCGAAACCACGTTGCAGGCCCGTTTGCAGGAGCCTTACGAATTGTCGCAACAGGCCGTCGCGTTTTACCGAGAGAACGGGTATGTAAAACTGAAAAACGTACTCAGCCCCGACCTGATCGATTACTACGGCGCCGTCATCACCGATCTGGTCATTCGGCTCAACACGCTCACGAAGCCCATGGAAGACCGCACGACCTACGAGCGGGCGTTTCTCCAGATCATGAACCTGTGGACGCAGGATAAGGCGGCTAAAGAATTTGTGTTCAGCAAACGGCTGGCCAAAATCGCCACGGACCTGATGGGTGTGGAAGGGGTGCGCCTCTACCACGATCAGGCCCTATATAAGGAGCCATCCGGGGGCATTACGCCCTGGCATGCCGATCAGTTTTACTGGCCGCTGGCGTCGCCCCACACCGTCACGGTCTGGATTCCGTTGCAGGCAACACCCATGACCATGGGACCATTGGCCTTTGCGGCTAAAAGTCAGCGGGTAGAACTCGGCCGCGATCTGGAGATTAGCGATGAAAGCGAGAACGTGCTATCCGATGAACTGCAAAAGCTGAATTTCGACGTCAACGATACGCCCTTCGAGTTGGGCGAAGTCAGTTTCCACGCGGGCTGGACCTTTCACCGGGCCGGCCCAAATACTGCCAACGAAGCCCGCAAAGTGATGACCATGATCTATATGGACAAAGATCAGGTCGTGATGGAGCCGCGCAACCCCTACCAACAGAACGATTGGACCACCTGGCTTAGCAGTTGGCCCGTTGGCACCACGCCCGACGGACCGTTGAATCCAATTCTCTTTCAGTATTGA